One genomic window of Methanosarcina acetivorans C2A includes the following:
- a CDS encoding PGF-pre-PGF domain-containing protein, translated as MLIIPGMAPGMASAIGEIAGDSGSSDTGDSGDSGTGDPGTGADDSGTTDNPADDPADDPADDPADDPADDPADDSTDDSTDDSTDDSTDDSTDDSTDDSTDDSTDDSTDDSTDDSTDDSTDDSTDDSTDDSTDDSTDDSTDDSTDDSTDDSTDDSTDDSTDDSTDNSTDDSTDDSTDDSTDDSTDDSTDDSTDDSTDDSTDDSTDDSTDNSTDNSTDDSTDDSTDDSTDDSTTEDTTAEESSTEDNNDSGSSGSGSSSKSSSSSGSSNIGSGVSAEPAKNIEIKELATRNVISGYHIKYEFPENVTCITYIEYDAKKTFRRTTTIVEVLKNKSTLVPKLPSGRIYKHVNIWVGDSGEGLPTSLKNGSVGFKVEKEWIKENNINESLITLQWYNESWKPLSTEKVSEDENYTYFKAKTSGYSSFAITEYQEGKIQKTLKSLENEYLNGSVGESGIVKAPMEAAKTLMVIALPLFAFIVGYAVLKKKI; from the coding sequence ATGCTAATAATTCCAGGAATGGCTCCCGGAATGGCATCTGCTATAGGTGAAATAGCTGGAGATAGTGGAAGTTCGGATACAGGAGACTCCGGAGATTCAGGTACTGGGGACCCGGGTACTGGAGCCGATGATTCGGGAACAACCGATAATCCTGCTGATGACCCGGCAGACGATCCTGCTGATGATCCTGCTGATGACCCGGCAGATGACCCTGCTGACGACTCAACTGACGACTCAACTGATGATTCAACCGATGACTCAACTGACGACTCAACTGACGACTCAACTGATGATTCAACCGATGACTCAACTGACGACTCAACTGATGACTCAACTGATGATTCAACCGATGACTCAACTGATGATTCAACCGATGACTCAACTGATGATTCAACCGATGACTCAACTGATGACTCAACTGATGATTCAACCGATGATTCAACTGACGATTCAACCGATGATTCAACCGATGATTCAACTGACGATTCAACTGATAATTCAACTGATGATTCAACTGACGATTCAACTGATGATTCAACTGATGATTCAACTGACGATTCAACTGATGATTCAACCGATGATTCAACTGATGATTCAACTGACGATTCAACTGATGATTCAACCGATAATTCAACCGATAATTCAACCGATGATTCAACTGATGATTCAACCGATGATTCAACTGACGATTCAACAACTGAAGACACAACTGCTGAAGAATCGAGTACTGAGGACAACAATGACAGCGGGAGTTCAGGTTCAGGTTCCAGTTCCAAGTCCAGTTCAAGTTCTGGTTCCAGCAACATAGGAAGTGGTGTTTCGGCAGAACCGGCAAAGAATATCGAAATCAAGGAGCTTGCTACCAGGAATGTGATAAGCGGTTATCATATTAAGTATGAGTTCCCGGAAAACGTCACATGCATAACGTATATCGAATATGATGCAAAAAAGACATTCAGGCGGACAACAACAATTGTAGAAGTACTTAAAAACAAATCTACACTTGTCCCAAAACTTCCTTCCGGCAGAATATATAAACATGTGAATATATGGGTAGGAGATAGTGGAGAAGGACTTCCTACTTCTCTCAAAAATGGATCAGTAGGCTTCAAGGTAGAAAAGGAATGGATCAAGGAAAATAATATCAATGAATCCCTGATAACCCTGCAGTGGTATAACGAAAGCTGGAAACCTCTCTCTACGGAAAAAGTCAGTGAAGACGAGAATTATACCTATTTTAAAGCAAAAACATCCGGTTATTCCTCCTTTGCAATAACAGAGTATCAGGAAGGAAAAATACAGAAAACTCTGAAAAGCCTGGAAAATGAGTACCTGAACGGAAGCGTGGGAGAAAGCGGCATAGTCAAAGCTCCGATGGAAGCGGCCAAGACACTCATGGTAATTGCCCTGCCCCTGTTTGCGTTTATTGTGGGATACGCCGTTTTGAAGAAAAAGATCTAA
- a CDS encoding geranylgeranylglycerol-phosphate geranylgeranyltransferase: protein MSAGIRTYLELMRYGNCLMAGFAAVIGTLIAFNILTSGPLSSNFTGPFPFLDAGFVFLVVFLVSGAGNAINDYFDIKIDSINRPERPIPSGRVQAKEALYFSYLLFAAGTLLAFSINSICGLIALFNSLLLILYAKTLKGTPLLGNLSIGYLTGSVFLFGASVFGLEGLKTLFVLFLLAALAITAREIVKDIEDMEGDRLEDADTLPLRIGAKKAGYLAVLIGLLAVLLSPLPCVMSILGLRYLYLVLLADLGFLAAIVQLLVKNNPTKSSKMFKIAMFFALIAFIAGV from the coding sequence ATGTCTGCCGGAATACGCACATACCTGGAACTTATGAGGTACGGAAACTGCCTGATGGCAGGTTTTGCAGCCGTAATAGGAACTTTGATAGCCTTTAATATCCTGACTTCCGGACCTTTAAGTTCAAATTTTACGGGACCTTTCCCTTTTCTTGATGCAGGTTTTGTGTTTCTGGTAGTATTCCTGGTTTCAGGTGCAGGAAACGCTATCAATGATTATTTTGACATAAAGATAGATTCCATCAACCGTCCGGAAAGGCCCATTCCCTCCGGAAGAGTGCAGGCAAAAGAAGCCCTTTACTTTTCTTACCTTCTGTTTGCCGCTGGAACTCTACTGGCTTTCTCAATAAATTCGATCTGCGGGTTAATCGCCCTTTTTAACTCCCTGCTCCTGATACTGTATGCAAAAACTCTTAAAGGCACCCCTCTTCTGGGAAACCTGAGCATAGGTTACCTTACCGGTTCTGTTTTTCTCTTCGGAGCTTCGGTTTTCGGGCTTGAAGGGCTTAAAACTCTTTTCGTACTTTTCCTGCTTGCAGCTCTTGCCATTACGGCCCGGGAAATCGTTAAGGATATCGAAGACATGGAAGGGGATAGGCTGGAAGACGCAGACACCCTCCCTCTCAGGATCGGGGCAAAAAAAGCAGGCTATCTTGCAGTGCTCATTGGGCTCCTTGCCGTACTTTTAAGTCCTCTCCCGTGCGTTATGTCCATCCTTGGCCTGCGCTACCTTTACCTGGTCTTGCTGGCAGATCTGGGCTTTCTTGCAGCCATTGTCCAGCTCCTTGTGAAAAATAACCCGACAAAGTCCTCCAAGATGTTCAAAATAGCCATGTTTTTTGCGCTAATCGCTTTCATTGCCGGTGTATGA
- a CDS encoding methionine adenosyltransferase gives MRNIVVEELKASEVYRQKVEVVERKGLGHPDYICDAIMEQISVNLSQKYLETFGTILHHNIDKGMLVAGQVEGKFRGGRVVSPMRLIIGDRATFEYEGVELDIPGLAVETAKNWLSENLRFVDPESVIYQVELKRGSAELTDIFSRGGNILGANDTSAAVGYAPLSPTERLVLETERYLNSKEFKKECPESGEDIKVMGLRHKEDVHLTVATPLVDRFVESEEDYFKKKIELHDRIEEFAAGFAEKERAEFEACMCVKPTASLNTLDIPGRGMEGIYTTVTGTSAEDADCGEVGRGNRVNGIIPLNRPVSSEAAAGKNPVSHIGKIYNLLSHRIAAEIYNQVPDVSEVYVWLLSEIGTPIDQPQIATAQLIMRKGAAGEVEKEAAEVIEKELENIHSFSMELVAGKRPIC, from the coding sequence TTGAGAAATATTGTTGTAGAAGAGTTAAAAGCTTCGGAAGTTTACCGCCAGAAGGTAGAGGTTGTTGAAAGAAAAGGGCTCGGGCATCCGGACTATATCTGTGATGCTATCATGGAACAGATTTCCGTGAATCTCAGCCAGAAATACCTTGAGACCTTCGGAACCATCCTCCATCACAACATAGACAAGGGTATGCTTGTTGCAGGCCAGGTGGAAGGAAAATTCAGAGGTGGAAGAGTTGTAAGCCCTATGAGGTTGATCATAGGGGACAGGGCGACCTTCGAATACGAAGGAGTTGAGCTCGATATTCCGGGGCTTGCGGTCGAGACTGCAAAGAACTGGCTTTCAGAGAACCTCCGTTTTGTGGACCCTGAAAGCGTCATTTACCAGGTGGAACTCAAAAGGGGTTCTGCAGAACTTACGGATATTTTCAGCAGGGGAGGAAATATTCTAGGGGCAAACGATACTTCCGCAGCAGTAGGGTATGCGCCTCTGAGCCCTACAGAAAGGCTGGTACTCGAAACCGAGCGCTACCTTAACTCAAAAGAGTTCAAGAAAGAGTGCCCGGAGTCCGGGGAAGACATAAAAGTCATGGGGCTAAGGCACAAAGAGGATGTCCACCTCACGGTTGCTACTCCTCTTGTAGACAGGTTTGTCGAATCCGAAGAGGATTACTTCAAAAAGAAAATAGAACTGCATGACCGGATAGAAGAGTTTGCTGCCGGGTTTGCAGAAAAAGAAAGAGCCGAATTCGAAGCCTGTATGTGTGTAAAACCAACTGCTTCCCTTAACACCCTGGACATTCCCGGCAGGGGAATGGAAGGAATTTATACAACGGTTACCGGAACCTCCGCAGAAGACGCGGACTGCGGAGAGGTGGGGCGTGGAAACCGCGTAAACGGGATAATTCCCTTAAACCGCCCGGTCAGCAGTGAAGCTGCAGCAGGGAAAAACCCCGTAAGCCATATCGGAAAGATCTACAACCTCCTTTCCCACAGGATCGCAGCCGAGATTTACAATCAGGTCCCAGATGTCTCCGAGGTATATGTCTGGCTCCTCAGTGAAATCGGAACCCCGATTGACCAGCCCCAGATTGCAACTGCCCAGCTGATTATGAGAAAAGGCGCAGCAGGCGAAGTAGAAAAAGAGGCTGCAGAAGTTATAGAAAAAGAACTCGAAAATATTCATTCCTTCTCCATGGAACTTGTTGCAGGAAAGAGGCCTATCTGCTAA
- a CDS encoding RNA ligase partner protein, whose protein sequence is MLKQRFVLDTTALTDLQTREVMGYTSLCEGMKAILDLIADARLQFGISCYVPYPSVYKEMYEFASRNGCDREVTAKIDTWLVKKAPDRYRVDVTSQIFHEYVSYMRERINRGMGVAEDAIWEAATECLFMENPQNKKKEYREEVEREVIGGIIGKFRNKYRAALRYGILDSAPDIDVLILAKELDAAVVASDYGIEKWAEQLGVRFVPANTFPMMIKEYLKHSPEGEKEKGEADKKKKSHSEEAEFI, encoded by the coding sequence ATGCTCAAGCAGAGATTCGTGCTGGATACCACAGCACTAACGGATCTGCAGACACGGGAGGTTATGGGTTATACATCTCTTTGTGAGGGGATGAAAGCGATACTTGACCTTATAGCCGACGCTCGCCTGCAGTTCGGGATCAGTTGTTATGTTCCCTATCCATCGGTATACAAGGAGATGTACGAATTTGCAAGTCGCAACGGCTGTGACAGAGAGGTGACGGCAAAGATAGATACCTGGCTTGTGAAAAAAGCTCCTGACCGCTATAGAGTTGATGTAACCTCCCAGATCTTCCACGAATATGTCTCCTACATGAGAGAAAGGATTAACCGGGGAATGGGGGTTGCAGAAGATGCAATATGGGAGGCAGCAACAGAATGCCTTTTCATGGAAAATCCTCAAAACAAGAAAAAAGAATACAGGGAAGAGGTAGAAAGGGAAGTTATTGGCGGGATAATAGGCAAATTCAGGAATAAGTACAGAGCAGCTCTCAGGTATGGAATTCTTGACAGTGCTCCTGATATTGATGTCCTGATCCTTGCCAAAGAACTTGATGCAGCTGTCGTTGCAAGCGACTACGGAATCGAAAAATGGGCAGAGCAACTTGGAGTTCGTTTCGTGCCCGCAAACACCTTTCCAATGATGATCAAAGAGTACCTGAAGCATTCTCCGGAAGGAGAAAAAGAAAAAGGGGAAGCGGATAAAAAGAAAAAAAGCCATTCGGAAGAAGCAGAATTTATTTAA
- a CDS encoding thioredoxin family protein produces MDENYVFEIEDATWGQQVEDSEKPVIVMFYSPTCPYCKAMEPYFAEYAKEYRASAIFARINIIVNPWTAERYGVQGTPTFKFFCHGKPVWEQVGQIYPSILGNAIRDMIQYGEECIRKTTPVGQDITGYV; encoded by the coding sequence TTGGACGAGAATTATGTGTTTGAAATTGAAGATGCGACTTGGGGACAGCAGGTAGAAGATTCTGAGAAGCCCGTTATTGTAATGTTTTACAGCCCTACCTGCCCGTATTGTAAAGCTATGGAACCATATTTTGCGGAGTATGCAAAGGAATACAGAGCTTCGGCCATTTTTGCCAGAATAAATATAATAGTAAATCCCTGGACTGCCGAAAGATATGGGGTCCAGGGCACGCCCACATTCAAGTTTTTCTGCCACGGAAAACCGGTATGGGAACAGGTAGGCCAGATTTACCCTTCCATCCTGGGGAACGCGATCAGGGACATGATCCAGTATGGGGAGGAATGCATAAGAAAAACCACTCCAGTAGGGCAGGACATCACGGGATATGTATAA
- a CDS encoding ATP-binding cassette domain-containing protein gives MLSNFSLCIPKGKKILLKGKSETGKSTLFKILLGFEKLSEGSVYYMRKTLNPQVAWQVRKEVAYVSQDTDLGEGSVKDLLEEIRSYRPNRKKIRL, from the coding sequence GTGCTTTCTAATTTTTCTCTCTGTATTCCGAAAGGGAAAAAAATCCTGCTGAAAGGGAAATCAGAAACCGGTAAATCAACCCTGTTCAAAATACTCCTGGGGTTTGAAAAGCTTTCAGAAGGCTCGGTCTATTACATGAGAAAGACTCTGAATCCTCAGGTAGCCTGGCAGGTCCGAAAAGAGGTAGCCTATGTTTCCCAGGATACGGACCTGGGAGAAGGGTCTGTAAAGGACTTGCTTGAGGAGATTCGTTCTTACAGACCGAATCGGAAAAAAATAAGACTTTGA
- a CDS encoding deoxyhypusine synthase has protein sequence MDFEASARDLTTPVKGAKIVPNMSVDELVREYAGCAFGAGRLAEAVDIYYEMLASEKTTKFFGLAGAMTPAGMRGIIADLIRDGHIDVLVTTGANMVHDTVEALGLHHYKGSDCANDIQLRHECIDRIYDVYLPDQHFTDLEEFLQSVYAGLPQEKLSIRQVLTEIGKNLDDDSSILKTAAEMGVPVYCPALQDSVIGLQAWLYKEGNLLHVDAFADMHEFMEICYEAESAGAMLLGGGVPKNYILQSMLVTPKSFDYAIQLTMDRPETGGLSGATLDEAQSWGKVGEDAKSVTVYADATITLPLIVSAVRTRLSKR, from the coding sequence ATGGACTTTGAAGCTTCTGCTAGGGATCTTACAACTCCGGTCAAAGGGGCAAAGATAGTTCCGAATATGTCTGTGGATGAGCTTGTGAGGGAGTACGCCGGTTGTGCTTTTGGAGCAGGCAGGCTGGCTGAAGCCGTTGATATCTATTATGAGATGCTGGCTTCAGAAAAAACTACGAAGTTTTTCGGGCTTGCAGGGGCGATGACACCTGCAGGTATGAGGGGTATTATTGCAGACCTGATTCGTGATGGGCATATCGATGTGCTTGTCACAACCGGCGCCAATATGGTGCATGATACGGTCGAGGCTCTCGGCCTTCACCACTATAAAGGGTCGGACTGTGCAAACGATATCCAGCTCAGGCATGAGTGTATCGACAGGATCTATGATGTTTACCTTCCTGACCAGCACTTTACCGACCTTGAAGAATTTTTACAGAGCGTCTATGCAGGGCTTCCGCAGGAAAAACTCTCTATCAGGCAGGTCCTTACCGAGATCGGGAAGAATTTGGACGATGACTCTTCCATCCTCAAAACCGCAGCTGAAATGGGAGTGCCGGTCTATTGCCCTGCGCTTCAGGACTCGGTTATAGGGCTTCAGGCCTGGCTCTATAAGGAAGGAAACCTTCTGCATGTGGATGCTTTTGCGGACATGCACGAGTTCATGGAAATCTGCTATGAGGCTGAAAGTGCAGGCGCTATGCTGCTTGGAGGAGGAGTTCCAAAAAACTATATCCTGCAGTCCATGCTTGTAACTCCCAAGTCCTTTGACTACGCAATCCAGCTGACAATGGACCGTCCGGAAACCGGAGGACTTAGCGGGGCAACCCTTGACGAAGCTCAGTCCTGGGGAAAGGTTGGGGAAGATGCAAAATCAGTAACTGTGTACGCAGATGCAACAATCACTCTCCCACTTATCGTTTCCGCTGTGCGGACGCGCCTTTCAAAGAGATGA
- the pyrF gene encoding orotidine-5'-phosphate decarboxylase, with the protein MERNTCMILALDVTDREEALKIAEDVWEFVDAIKVGYPLILATGLGIIRELAEFAPVIADFKVADIPNTNRLICDQVFEAGADAVIAQGFTGRDSLDACIEIASEYRKDVFVVSEMSHPGGADFMQPVAEAIAKMALEAGAFGLVAPATRPKRVKKIRRIIGDKLTIISPGVGAQGGKASDVIAAGADWVIVGRSIYKAESPKEAARQIAEEIQAELRGEY; encoded by the coding sequence ATGGAAAGGAATACCTGTATGATCCTTGCTCTGGACGTAACCGACAGGGAAGAAGCGCTGAAAATTGCAGAAGACGTCTGGGAATTCGTGGACGCAATAAAGGTAGGCTACCCTCTCATACTTGCCACAGGGCTCGGGATTATCAGGGAACTTGCCGAGTTCGCTCCGGTAATAGCCGATTTCAAAGTTGCCGATATCCCCAACACCAACCGCCTTATCTGCGACCAGGTCTTTGAAGCCGGAGCCGATGCAGTCATCGCACAGGGCTTTACAGGCAGGGACAGCCTTGATGCCTGCATTGAAATCGCTTCCGAATACAGAAAGGACGTCTTCGTTGTGAGCGAAATGAGCCACCCCGGCGGTGCCGATTTCATGCAGCCGGTTGCAGAAGCAATTGCAAAAATGGCGCTTGAAGCAGGAGCTTTCGGGCTTGTCGCCCCTGCTACCCGTCCCAAAAGAGTGAAGAAAATCAGGAGAATCATCGGGGACAAACTCACAATCATCTCCCCCGGTGTGGGTGCCCAGGGCGGAAAAGCCTCGGACGTTATTGCTGCCGGCGCAGACTGGGTGATAGTGGGTAGGAGCATCTACAAGGCAGAATCCCCAAAAGAAGCTGCCAGGCAGATTGCCGAGGAAATTCAGGCTGAGCTCCGGGGAGAATACTGA